Genomic DNA from Selenomonas sp. oral taxon 126:
GTGACCAATGAAATCGCTCAGGTGCGCAACATTGCCGATCAACTGAAGGAAGCCGATCCCGCACATGCCGAAAAATACGAGAAGAACGCCGCTGCCTATATCGAAAAACTCACGGCGCTCAAGAATGAGATGCACGCGGCACTCGACAATGTTCCCCACAAGGATATTGTCACCTTCCATGAGGCATTCCCCTACTTTGCAAAGGAGTTCCATCTGAACATCATTGGCGTGGTAGAACGCGAGCCGGGAACGGAGCCGACGCCGACGGAGCTGCAGGAGACCATCGAGCAGGTGAACGCGCTGCCGACGAAGGTGCTCTTTACAGAGCCGCAGTACTCCCCCGCCGCTGCTGAGACCATTGCACGTGAGACGGGCGCCAAGATCTACACGCTCGATCCCGTTGTGACCGGTGAGGCGACGCCCGCAGCAAAGGACGCATATATTGATACGATGAAAAAGAATATGAAGGTATTACAGGAAGCTCTGCAGTGACCTAATGCACAATCGCGTAGGAAGCGGTGATTAGCCGCCGTCCTCTCACACCACCGTGCGTACCGTTCGGTACACGGCGGTTTCAATAGGTTGCGTGTACAGACTGATATGCCTCGGCTAAGTCATAAAAGCCGAAGCGTATCAGTCTTTCTTTTGTCATCGCCATCTTGACCGCTACCGTGTTGCTTGTCCACCAACAACCTCTCCGGCAGTTTCCTGCTTTGTAGGCTGTTGCAAAGGGTACTCCCAACTTGCATAGATTCCGTATCTTCATCCTCGGCTTCTTCCATTGCTTCCAGATACACATCCTTACGCGATGGTACAGCCATTTGTTCAATTCCTCTATGCGATGCTCCATGTTCGCTATCCCGTAGTAGTTCAGCCCCCCTCGCATATATAGGAAGCACTGATAAATTCAGCACCGCCATCTTAGCGCATCTTTTTTGCCCGCTTTTTGTCGGCAAATCCTCCACAGAGCACCACTCTGCGTCCGGTTTGCCTCCTCAATCGGACGAAAAAATCTACGCCAATCTGACGGACTTCATTTTATCAGTGATTCCTATACTTTTATCTTGCCCAGAGATGTCGGCAGTTTCTGCACCCTCCTCCGAGACGCCAGTTCTTTGAGCTTGGCTTTCATCTTCTTCCACGCTTGCGGGTGGACTCGTACATATACGCCGCTTCCGTTTTTCCCCAGCGCGAATCCGAGATACTTGAATTGCTTCGTTGCGAACACACTGACCGTTCTGCTTTTCTCTTGGTTGACTTTCAGTTTCAGGTTTCCCTCAAGATAGTCTGTGCTCTTGGTCAGGATTCGCTGTGCGGCTCGCCTGCTCTTGGCGAGCAGGATGATGTCGTCCGCATACCGCAAAATGTCTTTCCCGCTACCGGACAGACTCCGATCTTTCACCGCTTAGAAACGTGCGCCGCCGGGCGCACCACGACAAAAGGCACTCCCCGCATCTGCAAGGAGTGCCGATTATGTATGTGCTCAGAAGCGCATCGTGAGTCCGACGCCGACGCCGTTCTCACGGCTGCCGTGATCCGGCTTGAAGTTGTGATAGTTCACATTAAGATCCAGATTTGCAATCAGCGATTTGTTGAATCCGACCTGCGACTCGTTGAAATCCTTGCCCGCAATATAGGACGCATAGGCATTGAAACCGAGCACAGATGGCGTGCTGAGTGCAAGCCCTCCATAAGCATTGTCCTCGTTTCTCTGCCCCATATCCCAGCGATAGCCTCCAAGCAGTCGAATGTTCTGCCCGAGGACATTGTACTGCATATAGACATCCTTCGGATTGCCGTATTCATCGCGATCGTTGCGCCCCACGCCGATCGTGATATCGTCCGCCGCCTTATGCTCGATATAGGCCTCTTTCGTACCGACGCCGATGGCGGTGTCATGTGTACCGAGATGATTGATCGGAGCCGCCGACACCGCCGACGAGAGCGACAGACTGACCATCGCAGCGAGAATTGCATATTTCTTCATCGTAAATCCTCCTTTCTGATATGGGCATATTATCCCAATACGGCGTTTGACACCCCTTAACAGAGGATTATGCTTTGATGAAATTTTTAGTACCTGCCATAAAATCAAAGGATTTCCTGCCGCTGCTCCAATGCAGATACAATGAGCCGCTCCTCCGCCATCAGTTCCTCTGCCGCAGTGAGCTGCATCTCCGCCTGTTCATACGAAGTACCGCCATAGGAGTTCCGACCGGCAACGCAGGTTTCGGGGCGGATTGCCTCATAGACATCGTCGGCAAAGAGGTTCGACAGTTTCTGGTAGTCCGCAAGCGGAAGTTCCATGAGCCAAATGCCGCGCTCAATGCAGAGCGCGACCGCTTTCCCCGAGACGCTATGCGCCTGACGGAAGGGCATCCCCTTACGCACGAGGTAGTCCGCAAGATCCGTTGCATTCGAGAAATCCGCCTCGACAGCGTGGCGCATGACATCCGCGCGCACCTTCATCCCACGAATCAGCTGCGCATAGACGGCAAGGCTGAAGTTCACCGTGTCGATGGCATCGAACAGCCCCTCCTTGTCCTCCTGCAAATCCTTGTTGTACGCAAGCGGGAGTCCCTTGACTGCCGTGAGCATCGCCATGAGATGACCGACCACGCGCCCCGTCTTGCCGCGCACGAGTTCGGAGACATCGGGGTTCTTCTTCTGCGGCATCATGGACGAGCCTGTGCAGTGCGCGTCATCCAACTCGACGAACGAGAACTCACGCGAGCACCAGAGGATGATCTCCTCCGAGAGGCGCGAGAGATGCACCATGAGGATGGATGCCGCCGAGAGGAATTCGAGGATGTAGTCACGGTCGCTGACCGCATCCAGACTGTTTGTATAGATGCGCTCAAAGTTCAGCTTCTTCGCGACAAACGCACGGTCAATCGGCAGTGTCGTGCCTGCAAGCGCCCCCGCACCGAGCGGCATGATGTCCGTCCGCGCATAGACGCCTTGAAAGCGCTCGAAATCACGCGTGAGCATACCGAAGTATGCCATAAGATGATGTGCAAAGAGGATGGGCTGGGCGCGCTGCAGATGCGTATAGCCCGGCATGATGACATCCTTATTTGCGTTCGCTGATTCGACAAGCGCGTGTTGGAGCTCGGCAATATGACCGAGCGCCTCCACGACAGAGCGACGCACAAACATATGGGTATCGAGCGCCACCTGATCGTTGCGGCTGCGCGCCGTGTGCAGACGGCTGCCCGCATCTCCAATCGCATCGGTCAGGCGCTTTTCGATATTCATATGAATATCTTCGAGCTCCACGCTGAATTCAAATGCGCCGCTCTCGATCTGCGCGAGAATCTCACGCAGCCCATTATCGATTGCCGCGCGCTCTTCCTCCGAGAGGATTCCAACCTTTGCGAGCATGGCTGCGTGTGCAAGCGACCCCGCAATATCCTCGCGGTACATCCGACGGTCGAATGCGATGGACGCCTGAAACTCGTTGATCATCTCGTCCGTCGTCTTGGAGAAGCGTCCGCCCCAGAGCTTTTCGCTCATTACTTCTGCCCCTCCTGCATGAGTGCGCGCACCTTGAGCGGCAGTCCGAAGAGGTTGATGAAGCCCGTTGCATCCGCCTGATTGTAGACATCATCGTGCTCGAACGTGACGAATTCCTGACTGTAGAGAGAATACGGCGACGTTGCGCCCGCCGAGATGATATTGCCCTTGTAGAGCTTGAGACGCACCTCGCCCGTCACGGTCTCCTGTGTGCTGTCCACGAATGCGGCA
This window encodes:
- a CDS encoding metal ABC transporter substrate-binding protein translates to MRSTTKILSLLLLVLSVALVGCGGADKTAEKKSAEPFRIVTSFYPMYVATINITDGVDGVEVYNMTKPQTGCLHDYQLMTEDMKTLEKADAFVINGAGMEDFMDKVTEQQKKLKVIDASRGIELIHDDEGDNPHVWLSVTNEIAQVRNIADQLKEADPAHAEKYEKNAAAYIEKLTALKNEMHAALDNVPHKDIVTFHEAFPYFAKEFHLNIIGVVEREPGTEPTPTELQETIEQVNALPTKVLFTEPQYSPAAAETIARETGAKIYTLDPVVTGEATPAAKDAYIDTMKKNMKVLQEALQ
- a CDS encoding group II intron maturase-specific domain-containing protein, translating into MRGGLNYYGIANMEHRIEELNKWLYHRVRMCIWKQWKKPRMKIRNLCKLGVPFATAYKAGNCRRGCWWTSNTVAVKMAMTKERLIRFGFYDLAEAYQSVHATY
- a CDS encoding reverse transcriptase domain-containing protein; its protein translation is MRYADDIILLAKSRRAAQRILTKSTDYLEGNLKLKVNQEKSRTVSVFATKQFKYLGFALGKNGSGVYVRVHPQAWKKMKAKLKELASRRRVQKLPTSLGKIKV
- the argH gene encoding argininosuccinate lyase encodes the protein MSEKLWGGRFSKTTDEMINEFQASIAFDRRMYREDIAGSLAHAAMLAKVGILSEEERAAIDNGLREILAQIESGAFEFSVELEDIHMNIEKRLTDAIGDAGSRLHTARSRNDQVALDTHMFVRRSVVEALGHIAELQHALVESANANKDVIMPGYTHLQRAQPILFAHHLMAYFGMLTRDFERFQGVYARTDIMPLGAGALAGTTLPIDRAFVAKKLNFERIYTNSLDAVSDRDYILEFLSAASILMVHLSRLSEEIILWCSREFSFVELDDAHCTGSSMMPQKKNPDVSELVRGKTGRVVGHLMAMLTAVKGLPLAYNKDLQEDKEGLFDAIDTVNFSLAVYAQLIRGMKVRADVMRHAVEADFSNATDLADYLVRKGMPFRQAHSVSGKAVALCIERGIWLMELPLADYQKLSNLFADDVYEAIRPETCVAGRNSYGGTSYEQAEMQLTAAEELMAEERLIVSALEQRQEIL